Proteins encoded by one window of Halorubrum ruber:
- a CDS encoding DUF6663 family protein, with translation MDPTTSGRFRVHDRRQRPDIDDAPDADAAADSPPADSSAAAPDDTEEFVLVELADEPVDPTDPDAEDRFDPLYATAEGYEGDLADAVDALRPGFVVDATLAWTDGAARFREVDVVRETRFRFADGVEGMFEAAVETWRQIRAEGEPVGSITTRSNDGDPNGALYLFADAPGSDTFEEVRTGRLPIEPLVARVNESRDDDDPREVFVLRPAEHEFVAVYVVFDPDGVLAQTVRDTYDLGPGLAAGLDASYPGGDGGDSVVSDTSNDSGDDDLDEGDDFDALDRL, from the coding sequence ATGGACCCGACGACGAGCGGCCGGTTCCGCGTCCACGACCGCCGCCAGCGGCCGGACATCGACGACGCGCCCGACGCCGACGCGGCAGCCGACTCTCCTCCGGCCGACTCGTCGGCCGCCGCCCCCGACGACACCGAGGAGTTCGTCCTCGTCGAGCTGGCCGACGAGCCGGTGGACCCGACGGACCCGGACGCCGAGGACCGCTTCGACCCCCTCTACGCCACCGCCGAGGGGTACGAGGGCGACCTCGCCGACGCCGTCGACGCGCTCCGCCCCGGTTTCGTCGTCGACGCGACGCTGGCGTGGACCGACGGCGCCGCGCGCTTCCGCGAGGTCGACGTCGTCCGCGAGACGCGGTTCCGCTTCGCCGACGGCGTCGAGGGGATGTTCGAGGCGGCCGTCGAGACGTGGCGACAGATCCGCGCCGAGGGCGAGCCGGTCGGCTCGATCACGACGCGGTCGAACGACGGCGACCCCAACGGCGCGTTATACCTCTTCGCCGACGCGCCCGGCAGCGACACCTTCGAGGAGGTCCGCACGGGCCGGCTCCCGATCGAGCCGCTCGTCGCCCGCGTGAACGAGTCGCGGGACGACGACGACCCGCGGGAGGTGTTCGTGTTGCGCCCCGCGGAACACGAGTTCGTCGCCGTCTACGTCGTCTTCGACCCCGACGGCGTCCTCGCACAGACGGTCCGGGACACCTACGACCTCGGTCCCGGCCTCGCCGCGGGGCTCGACGCGAGCTACCCCGGCGGCGACGGGGGCGATTCCGTGGTTTCCGACACCTCGAACGACTCGGGGGACGACGACCTTGACGAAGGCGACGACTTCGACGCGCTCGACCGCCTGTAG
- a CDS encoding methyltransferase domain-containing protein translates to MGILEDKSNARLFYKYLSKVYDRINSFNWNEEMRAEALSWLEFGDDPTVLDVGCGTGFGTEGLLEHADDVHGLDQSVHQMEKAFEKFGRHDRVNFYRGDAERLPFRDDAFDVVWSSGSIEYWPNPVEGLRELRRVAKPGGQVLVVGPDYPHNPILQRVADAIMLFYDADEADRMFEAAGYEEFEHHIQQATPQSPRAITTVARVPGGDEAGGSSASGTEESASGAEESPSTASDAE, encoded by the coding sequence ATGGGGATCCTCGAGGACAAGTCGAACGCCCGCCTCTTCTACAAGTACCTCTCGAAGGTGTACGACCGGATTAACAGCTTCAACTGGAACGAGGAGATGCGCGCGGAGGCGCTCTCGTGGCTGGAGTTCGGCGACGACCCGACGGTGCTCGACGTGGGCTGCGGCACCGGGTTCGGCACCGAGGGGTTACTCGAGCACGCCGACGACGTCCACGGCCTCGACCAGAGCGTCCACCAGATGGAGAAGGCGTTCGAGAAGTTCGGGAGACACGACAGGGTAAACTTCTACCGCGGCGACGCCGAGCGGCTCCCGTTCCGCGACGACGCGTTCGACGTGGTGTGGTCGTCCGGCTCCATCGAGTACTGGCCCAACCCCGTCGAGGGGCTGCGCGAGCTCCGACGCGTCGCGAAGCCGGGCGGGCAGGTCCTCGTCGTCGGTCCCGACTACCCCCACAACCCGATCCTCCAGCGGGTGGCCGACGCGATCATGCTGTTCTACGACGCCGACGAGGCCGACCGGATGTTCGAGGCGGCCGGCTACGAGGAGTTCGAACACCACATTCAGCAGGCGACGCCCCAGAGCCCCCGCGCCATCACGACCGTCGCCCGCGTTCCGGGCGGCGACGAGGCGGGCGGCAGTTCCGCGTCGGGTACCGAGGAGTCCGCATCGGGCGCCGAGGAGTCCCCGTCGACGGCGTCCGACGCCGAGTAA
- a CDS encoding type IV pilin → MAPVAGVLLIAITVVLAGGVAAATLDGPSATVPPSAALSLSATDDRIAIDHRGGDPIDVSAVTVRVSVDGEPLDEQPPVPFFSAAGFHPGPTGAFNSAGGDTLRAGETATFRVADTNDPTLEPGRRVTVEITADGQSVATLEAFVDSG, encoded by the coding sequence ATCGCGCCCGTTGCGGGCGTGCTGCTCATCGCGATCACGGTCGTGTTGGCCGGCGGCGTCGCGGCCGCCACGCTCGACGGCCCGAGCGCGACGGTGCCGCCGTCGGCGGCCCTGTCGCTGTCGGCGACCGACGACCGGATCGCGATCGACCACCGCGGCGGCGACCCGATCGATGTCTCCGCGGTGACGGTCCGCGTCAGCGTCGACGGCGAACCGCTCGACGAACAGCCGCCGGTCCCGTTCTTCTCGGCCGCCGGCTTCCACCCCGGACCGACGGGGGCGTTCAACTCCGCCGGCGGCGACACGCTGCGCGCCGGGGAGACGGCGACGTTCCGCGTCGCGGACACCAACGACCCGACGCTCGAGCCGGGCCGGCGGGTCACCGTCGAGATCACGGCCGACGGGCAGTCGGTCGCGACGCTGGAGGCGTTCGTCGACTCGGGGTGA
- a CDS encoding DUF7094 domain-containing protein: MRALPIAAVAVLLLVAPVAGVTAPGAVSPSAGSVPAADPEPSADPAPPVDSVGPVDSPLSVDSASSVTGQTTPQIDTANLTFRTLSTPPGAETRVSAYTRGPDLGSSLGFATADADAAFETAAVVDRIERAEAGVERQQQILAELNRVERAEVALNSRQTAAFSAHAAGEISDRELVDELVRVAATAREYDERLDEIDALAESTDGFSSPGRLDELQVALQVYEGPVRDRALATARGQSSPNDLYVASSQGAVVLATVVDGEYVREVFRTDRWDRGGSDISNDAAIEMTEAAYPETAALREPDAFGAGSVQRITIPHEVGTLRTFVSGGTEQVFVEHQRIDLSAFPDSEPVTAAGDGFNVTVERTYPGGPVTVTVLDDETGEPVPDVTVTKSVGDGDSRTIGTTDEEGVVRTLSPAETYRITVVDEPRVVVLGDIEPLSTPRPVDDE; encoded by the coding sequence ATGAGAGCCCTCCCGATCGCCGCGGTCGCGGTCCTGCTGCTCGTGGCCCCGGTCGCCGGCGTCACCGCGCCCGGCGCCGTCTCGCCGTCCGCCGGTTCGGTACCGGCCGCCGATCCGGAACCGTCCGCCGATCCGGCACCACCCGTCGATTCGGTCGGTCCCGTCGACTCCCCGCTGTCCGTCGATTCGGCATCGAGCGTCACCGGACAGACGACGCCGCAGATCGACACGGCCAACCTCACGTTCCGGACGCTCTCGACGCCGCCCGGGGCGGAGACGCGCGTCAGCGCGTACACCCGCGGCCCGGACCTCGGGTCGTCGCTCGGCTTCGCGACCGCCGACGCCGACGCCGCCTTCGAGACCGCGGCCGTCGTCGACCGGATCGAACGCGCCGAGGCGGGCGTCGAGCGCCAACAGCAGATCCTCGCGGAGCTCAACCGGGTCGAGCGCGCGGAGGTGGCGCTGAACAGCCGCCAGACCGCCGCCTTCAGCGCGCACGCGGCCGGCGAGATCAGCGACCGCGAATTAGTCGACGAGCTCGTCCGCGTGGCCGCGACCGCCCGCGAGTACGACGAGCGGCTCGACGAGATCGACGCGCTCGCCGAGTCGACGGACGGGTTCAGCTCGCCCGGCCGGCTCGACGAGCTCCAGGTGGCGCTCCAGGTGTACGAGGGCCCGGTCCGCGACCGCGCGCTCGCGACCGCTCGCGGCCAGTCCTCGCCGAACGACCTGTACGTCGCGTCGAGTCAGGGCGCCGTCGTGCTCGCCACGGTCGTCGACGGCGAGTACGTCCGCGAGGTGTTCCGAACTGACCGCTGGGACCGCGGCGGCAGCGACATCTCGAACGACGCGGCGATCGAGATGACCGAGGCGGCCTACCCCGAGACGGCCGCGCTCCGCGAACCGGACGCGTTCGGCGCGGGCTCCGTCCAGCGGATCACCATCCCGCACGAGGTCGGGACCCTCCGGACGTTCGTCAGCGGCGGCACCGAGCAGGTGTTCGTCGAACACCAGCGCATCGACCTGTCCGCGTTCCCCGACAGCGAGCCCGTCACGGCGGCGGGCGACGGGTTCAACGTCACCGTCGAACGGACGTACCCCGGGGGCCCGGTGACCGTGACCGTCCTCGACGACGAGACGGGCGAGCCGGTCCCCGACGTCACCGTCACCAAGTCGGTGGGCGACGGCGACAGCCGGACGATCGGGACGACCGACGAGGAGGGGGTCGTCCGGACGCTCTCGCCGGCCGAGACGTACCGCATCACGGTCGTCGACGAGCCCCGCGTCGTCGTCCTCGGCGACATCGAGCCCCTCTCGACGCCGCGGCCGGTCGACGACGAGTGA
- a CDS encoding helix-turn-helix transcriptional regulator — protein MRNPAFRALLVAVVALALVASAGGAADGATTTPSPLGADDPPAHVPAVGDEPRVRESVDDRSPAVRQQTGDGITSPSTTRIRLALNSDRSADWTVAVRYSLADENETRVFRAAGDRFRDGEVGPSAELFEGFRREANRNVDRSMAIEDVEREVIVHENPGEFDVATEDAVAVGELRLRFTWTSFLAQDGESLVLGDALTTPGNETWLRSLEAGQTLEVATPEGYTVTGTPSSAVTQLSDGDVIIEGPQTFEGGEPVVIVYGPAGAGTPWTMLMAAIVLAAALVAGSVVGYRRINNGESDPNESAANGGERAASGDGPNAMGVGDAGPGTGADAGADATDEADDGDEEDLSLLSDEERVERLLDANGGRMRQADIVAETGWSDAKVSQLLSAMADEGRVEKLRLGRENLISLPDDEGDGNGGGDDGDDDR, from the coding sequence ATGCGGAACCCCGCCTTTCGCGCGCTCTTGGTCGCTGTCGTCGCGCTCGCGCTGGTCGCGAGCGCCGGCGGCGCGGCCGACGGTGCGACCACGACCCCCTCCCCCCTCGGCGCGGACGACCCCCCGGCCCACGTGCCGGCAGTCGGTGACGAACCGCGCGTCCGCGAGTCGGTCGACGACCGCTCGCCGGCGGTCCGCCAGCAGACCGGCGACGGCATCACGTCGCCGTCGACGACGCGGATCCGACTCGCGTTGAACTCCGACCGCAGCGCAGACTGGACCGTCGCGGTCCGGTACTCGCTGGCGGACGAGAACGAGACGAGGGTGTTCAGGGCCGCCGGCGACCGCTTCCGCGACGGCGAGGTCGGCCCGAGCGCCGAGCTGTTCGAGGGGTTCCGCCGCGAGGCGAACCGGAACGTCGACCGGTCGATGGCGATCGAGGACGTCGAACGCGAGGTCATCGTCCACGAGAACCCGGGCGAGTTCGACGTCGCCACGGAGGACGCGGTCGCCGTCGGCGAGCTCCGGCTGCGCTTCACCTGGACGTCGTTCCTCGCGCAGGACGGCGAGAGCCTCGTCCTCGGGGACGCGCTGACGACGCCCGGCAACGAGACGTGGCTCCGCAGCCTCGAAGCGGGCCAGACCCTGGAGGTGGCGACGCCGGAAGGGTACACGGTCACCGGAACGCCGAGCAGCGCCGTGACGCAGCTCTCGGACGGCGACGTGATCATCGAGGGGCCCCAGACGTTCGAGGGAGGCGAGCCCGTGGTGATCGTGTACGGGCCCGCGGGGGCGGGCACCCCGTGGACGATGCTGATGGCCGCGATCGTACTCGCCGCGGCCCTCGTGGCCGGGAGCGTCGTCGGATACCGTCGGATCAACAACGGGGAGAGCGACCCGAACGAGTCGGCCGCGAACGGCGGCGAGCGCGCGGCGAGCGGCGACGGTCCGAACGCGATGGGCGTCGGCGACGCCGGTCCGGGGACCGGAGCCGACGCCGGCGCCGACGCGACCGACGAGGCGGACGACGGCGACGAGGAGGACCTCTCGCTGCTCTCGGACGAGGAGCGCGTCGAGCGGCTCCTCGACGCGAACGGCGGCCGGATGCGGCAGGCCGACATCGTCGCCGAGACAGGGTGGTCGGACGCGAAGGTGTCGCAGCTGCTCTCGGCGATGGCCGACGAGGGGCGCGTCGAGAAGCTCCGGCTCGGCCGCGAGAACCTCATCTCCCTGCCCGACGACGAGGGCGACGGCAACGGGGGAGGCGACGACGGCGACGACGACCGCTGA
- a CDS encoding electron transfer flavoprotein subunit beta/FixA family protein, with protein sequence MKVLVTVKEVAEADDDFAIEGTDIAESDLEYDLNEWDDYAVEAAVQLAEAGIADEVVTVTVGPERAEETIRMALAKGADRAVRVWDDALEGGFADVASKVALFEAVVDEEEPDLVLGGVQAADTGFGATGVALAERIGFEHAAVVNQLDVDADAGVAHVHRELEGGVEELTDVDLPAVLTVQTGLNEPRYASLRGIRQAQRKEIAAKDLADLGLTADDVESALTITEMYEPESESDAEIIEGDAGESAGRLAEVLREKGVSA encoded by the coding sequence ATGAAGGTTCTGGTGACCGTCAAGGAGGTCGCGGAGGCGGACGACGACTTCGCGATCGAGGGGACAGACATCGCCGAGTCCGACCTCGAGTACGACCTCAACGAGTGGGACGACTACGCCGTCGAGGCCGCCGTCCAGCTCGCCGAGGCCGGGATCGCGGACGAGGTCGTGACCGTCACCGTCGGCCCGGAGCGCGCCGAGGAGACGATCCGGATGGCGCTCGCGAAGGGCGCCGACCGCGCGGTCCGCGTCTGGGACGACGCGCTCGAGGGCGGGTTCGCCGACGTCGCCTCGAAGGTCGCCCTGTTCGAGGCGGTCGTCGACGAGGAGGAGCCGGACCTGGTCCTCGGCGGCGTCCAGGCCGCGGACACCGGCTTCGGCGCCACGGGCGTCGCGCTCGCGGAGCGGATCGGATTCGAGCACGCGGCGGTCGTCAACCAGCTCGACGTGGACGCGGACGCCGGCGTGGCGCACGTCCACCGCGAGCTGGAGGGCGGCGTCGAGGAGCTGACCGACGTCGACCTGCCGGCCGTGTTGACCGTCCAGACCGGCCTCAACGAGCCGCGGTACGCGAGCCTCCGCGGGATCCGACAGGCCCAGCGCAAGGAGATCGCCGCGAAGGACCTGGCCGACCTCGGCCTGACCGCCGATGACGTCGAGAGCGCGCTGACGATCACCGAGATGTACGAGCCGGAGAGCGAGTCCGACGCGGAGATCATCGAGGGCGACGCCGGCGAGTCCGCGGGGCGCCTTGCCGAGGTCCTCCGCGAGAAGGGGGTGAGCGCGTGA
- a CDS encoding electron transfer flavoprotein subunit alpha/FixB family protein, giving the protein MMSVLVAAEHRRGALRDVTYEAITAGRELADERGGDLHVAVVGGDVDGFAEDVNREGVDAVHAVEDGEEFDHNAYQAAVSTLADRIDAGAVVLPNSVNGLDYAPALAEDLGAPIVTDAVGIAYDDGLTVTREMYGSKVETTVDVAGDRFVLTVRGGEWPPAEGVGDATVEAAEVDIPESGARVTGFEEVGGGDVDIADADVLVSVGRGIEEEENLELVEELADALGATLSASRPIVDNGWLPKNRQVGQSGKVVTPDVYIAVGISGAVQHVAGMKGSDTIIAINTDPNAPIFDIADYGIVGDLFDVVPELIDEFA; this is encoded by the coding sequence GTGATGAGCGTGCTCGTCGCCGCCGAACACCGCCGCGGCGCGCTCCGGGACGTTACCTACGAGGCGATCACGGCCGGGCGAGAGCTCGCCGACGAGCGCGGCGGCGACCTCCACGTGGCCGTCGTCGGCGGCGACGTCGACGGGTTCGCGGAGGACGTCAACCGCGAGGGCGTCGACGCGGTCCACGCGGTCGAGGACGGCGAGGAGTTCGACCACAACGCCTACCAGGCGGCGGTCTCGACGCTCGCGGACCGGATCGACGCCGGCGCGGTGGTGCTGCCGAACTCCGTCAACGGGCTCGACTACGCGCCCGCCCTCGCCGAGGACCTCGGCGCCCCGATCGTCACCGACGCGGTCGGAATCGCCTACGACGACGGGCTCACCGTCACCCGCGAGATGTACGGCTCGAAGGTCGAGACGACCGTCGACGTCGCGGGCGACCGGTTCGTCCTCACGGTCCGAGGCGGCGAGTGGCCGCCCGCGGAGGGGGTCGGCGACGCGACCGTCGAGGCGGCCGAGGTCGACATCCCCGAGTCGGGCGCCCGCGTCACGGGCTTCGAGGAGGTCGGCGGCGGCGACGTCGACATCGCGGACGCCGACGTGCTCGTCTCGGTCGGCCGCGGCATCGAGGAGGAGGAGAACCTCGAGCTCGTCGAGGAGCTCGCTGACGCGCTCGGCGCGACGCTGTCCGCCTCCCGCCCGATCGTCGACAACGGCTGGCTGCCGAAGAACCGGCAGGTCGGCCAGTCGGGGAAGGTCGTCACGCCGGACGTGTACATCGCGGTCGGCATCTCCGGCGCGGTCCAACACGTCGCCGGGATGAAGGGGTCGGACACGATAATCGCGATCAACACCGACCCGAACGCGCCCATCTTCGACATCGCCGACTACGGGATCGTCGGCGACCTCTTCGACGTGGTGCCCGAGCTGATCGACGAGTTCGCATAG
- a CDS encoding DUF5995 family protein gives MPPIRAAVPTLAEARALLVGLRRAVDGERDAIAAELAGEEPDAALLDLVSEPFASVDDVDERLARTESYLRERGDRRAVFLTVYSRMTATVRTAIDDGAFVDPEWAAAYLVAFAERYRRALVAFERRAFDSLPRPWLLAFGAAARGETLVAQDALLGINAHITYDLTYTLGDVGIDPDRGDKHEDHDRINAVLARLVQTAQDALVEAYDAVGIAGIDRLFHPLDDRLALLGLRGVREFAWRNAVLRADLPRWVGEPYVDWRTETVATGAAAVVLAPEFDAAESARLRDAEADADVANAFGEAVRRRI, from the coding sequence ATGCCCCCCATCCGCGCCGCCGTCCCGACGCTCGCGGAGGCGAGAGCGCTGCTCGTCGGTCTCCGCCGGGCGGTCGACGGCGAGCGGGACGCGATCGCCGCGGAGCTGGCGGGCGAGGAGCCGGACGCGGCGCTGCTCGATCTGGTGTCGGAGCCGTTCGCGTCCGTCGACGACGTCGACGAGCGGCTGGCGCGGACCGAGTCGTACCTCCGCGAGCGCGGCGACCGGCGCGCGGTGTTCCTCACGGTGTACAGTCGGATGACGGCGACCGTGCGGACCGCCATCGACGACGGCGCGTTCGTCGATCCGGAGTGGGCGGCCGCGTATCTCGTCGCCTTCGCGGAGCGCTACCGGCGAGCGCTGGTCGCGTTCGAGCGACGAGCGTTCGACTCGCTTCCCCGGCCGTGGCTGCTCGCCTTCGGCGCCGCGGCCCGCGGGGAGACGCTCGTCGCGCAGGACGCCCTGCTGGGCATCAACGCGCACATCACCTACGACCTCACGTACACGCTCGGCGACGTGGGAATCGATCCCGACCGCGGCGACAAACACGAGGACCACGACCGCATCAACGCGGTTCTGGCCAGGCTCGTCCAGACCGCGCAGGACGCGCTCGTCGAAGCCTACGACGCGGTCGGGATCGCCGGGATCGATCGGCTGTTCCATCCCCTCGACGACCGGTTGGCGCTGCTGGGGCTGCGCGGCGTTCGGGAGTTCGCGTGGCGGAACGCCGTGTTGCGGGCGGACCTCCCGAGGTGGGTCGGCGAACCGTACGTCGACTGGCGGACCGAGACCGTCGCGACCGGCGCCGCCGCGGTCGTGCTCGCTCCCGAGTTCGACGCGGCCGAGAGCGCGCGCCTGCGGGACGCGGAGGCCGACGCGGACGTGGCGAACGCCTTCGGCGAGGCGGTCCGGCGGCGGATATAG
- a CDS encoding metallophosphoesterase, translating to MLVVVSDTHAREESKLQGRTAEAIREAELVIHAGDFYREPVLDAFQSAAASLRAVYGNNDDASIRDRVPEVRTVEYAGVRFAVTHRHRSGDTGLVMLGRGRDADAVICGHSHRPRFDDSGGLPILNPGSHAQPRGNRPAHAELTPTEGESGSEPALDGELVTPDGESFETFRIDGESGAQ from the coding sequence ATGCTCGTCGTCGTCTCCGACACGCACGCACGCGAGGAGTCGAAGCTTCAGGGACGGACCGCGGAGGCGATCCGCGAGGCGGAGCTGGTGATCCACGCGGGCGACTTCTACCGCGAGCCGGTCTTGGACGCGTTTCAGTCGGCCGCCGCGAGCCTCCGGGCCGTCTACGGCAACAACGACGACGCGTCGATCCGCGACCGGGTTCCTGAGGTGCGGACCGTCGAGTACGCTGGGGTGCGGTTCGCGGTCACGCACCGTCACCGGAGCGGCGACACGGGGCTCGTCATGCTCGGTCGGGGCCGCGACGCGGACGCCGTGATCTGCGGCCACAGCCACCGGCCGCGGTTCGACGACTCGGGCGGGCTCCCGATACTGAATCCGGGCAGCCACGCGCAGCCGCGCGGCAACCGCCCGGCCCACGCGGAGCTGACTCCGACCGAGGGTGAGAGCGGAAGCGAGCCCGCGCTGGACGGGGAGCTGGTGACGCCGGACGGCGAGTCCTTCGAGACGTTCCGTATCGATGGCGAGAGCGGCGCGCAGTAA